A genomic window from Accipiter gentilis chromosome 1, bAccGen1.1, whole genome shotgun sequence includes:
- the TNFRSF9 gene encoding tumor necrosis factor receptor superfamily member 9 isoform X1, which translates to MRPAAARAGRALLPAALLALALSPAPAAAALPCGADCPAGTFVVMAGCGRGAGAGCRQCPPDTFSSAAGLRGCTLCRKCEGRFRYLKECSSKSDAECTCKEGYRCSDDGCSRCDPSCGVGQENTGSGCQTCRYGTFNDQPNGSCKNWTKCSANQVLEPGTTTKDVICKHASDNPTLVTTLPTTSPAIPFSITVPGEDLQMDIVRISLTVAGLLCVVFMLPLCVCFGIWQKKKLHAVFKKMHTTPEQSIQEDDACSCRFPEEEQGEYEDHSKSTEFRDLLVN; encoded by the exons ATGCGACCGGCGGCAGCGCGGGCGGGCCGGGCGCTCTTGCCGGCGGCGCTGCTGGCCCTGGCGCTGAgcccggcgcccgccgccgccgccctgccgtGCGGCGCCGACTGCCCAGCGG GTACCTTCGTGGTGATGgcgggctgcgggcgcggcgcgggAGCGGGCTGCCGGCAGTGCCCGCCCGACACCTTCTCCAGCGCGGCGGGACTCCGCGGCTGCACCCTCTGCCGGAAGTGCGAAG GGAGATTCAGGTACTTAAAAGAGTGCTCCTCCAAAAGCGATGCTGAATGCACGTGCAAGGAGGGGTACCGCTGCAGCGACGACGGCTGCTCCCGCTGCGACCCAAGCTGCGGCGTGGGCCAggagaacaccgggagcg GTTGCCAAACTTGCCGCTATGGAACTTTTAATGATCAGCCCAATGGCTCCTGTAAAAACTGGACAAA GTGCTCTGCAAACCAGGTCCTGGAGCCTGGAACTACAACAAAAGACGTCATTTGCAAACACGCTTCAGATAATCCCACTTTAGTCACTACTCTACCTACCACGTCTCCTGCAATTCCATTTTCTATCACTGTGCCAG GGGAAGACCTCCAGATGGACATTGTCAGAATTTCTCTTACTGTAGCTGGGCTGTTGTGCGTAGTGTTTATGCTACCTTTGTGCGTATGCTTTGGTATCTGGCAGAAAAAGAAGCTACATGCTGTCTTCAAGAAAA TGCACACCACACCTGAACAGTCAATTCAGGAAGATGATGCCTGCAGCTGCCGCTTTCCTGAGGAAGAACAAGGTGAATATGAGGACCATAGCAAATCCACAGAATTCAGAGATCTTTTGGTGAACTAG
- the TNFRSF9 gene encoding tumor necrosis factor receptor superfamily member 9 isoform X2, with protein MAGCGRGAGAGCRQCPPDTFSSAAGLRGCTLCRKCEGRFRYLKECSSKSDAECTCKEGYRCSDDGCSRCDPSCGVGQENTGSGCQTCRYGTFNDQPNGSCKNWTKCSANQVLEPGTTTKDVICKHASDNPTLVTTLPTTSPAIPFSITVPGEDLQMDIVRISLTVAGLLCVVFMLPLCVCFGIWQKKKLHAVFKKMHTTPEQSIQEDDACSCRFPEEEQGEYEDHSKSTEFRDLLVN; from the exons ATGgcgggctgcgggcgcggcgcgggAGCGGGCTGCCGGCAGTGCCCGCCCGACACCTTCTCCAGCGCGGCGGGACTCCGCGGCTGCACCCTCTGCCGGAAGTGCGAAG GGAGATTCAGGTACTTAAAAGAGTGCTCCTCCAAAAGCGATGCTGAATGCACGTGCAAGGAGGGGTACCGCTGCAGCGACGACGGCTGCTCCCGCTGCGACCCAAGCTGCGGCGTGGGCCAggagaacaccgggagcg GTTGCCAAACTTGCCGCTATGGAACTTTTAATGATCAGCCCAATGGCTCCTGTAAAAACTGGACAAA GTGCTCTGCAAACCAGGTCCTGGAGCCTGGAACTACAACAAAAGACGTCATTTGCAAACACGCTTCAGATAATCCCACTTTAGTCACTACTCTACCTACCACGTCTCCTGCAATTCCATTTTCTATCACTGTGCCAG GGGAAGACCTCCAGATGGACATTGTCAGAATTTCTCTTACTGTAGCTGGGCTGTTGTGCGTAGTGTTTATGCTACCTTTGTGCGTATGCTTTGGTATCTGGCAGAAAAAGAAGCTACATGCTGTCTTCAAGAAAA TGCACACCACACCTGAACAGTCAATTCAGGAAGATGATGCCTGCAGCTGCCGCTTTCCTGAGGAAGAACAAGGTGAATATGAGGACCATAGCAAATCCACAGAATTCAGAGATCTTTTGGTGAACTAG